In Lactiplantibacillus pentosus, the sequence TACACCGGTGCCGGGAAGTCAACGCCAACAATGCCGCAGCCACAAGTAATCGAGTGGACGACTGACACTGATTTGGTGACGGGCCAGGTCACTTATATGCCTGTCAATCAAACAACGGCAGTCATCACTCCGACAGTGCCAGATTATACGCCGGATAAATTGAGCGTCCCTGTTAGTTCATTCACGAGTACGACAACGATGCCCGTTGATACCATCATCACCGTTACGTATCAACAAACGACCTTTACCCCGGAAAATCCGGGAACGGTAGACGGCACTCAATCCGAGTACCTGACGCATACGGTCACTTATGATGTTCATTATGCGACTGGGAGCACTGCAACTGATCCAGAGACGGTCACGGAGACATTTTACCGGCAAGCTGTCATTGCAGCTGAAGGGGATACCGTCACTTACACGGCTTGGACAACTGATTCAACTGGCAATCCGACTAAGGGGCAGGCGACTCGTGAAATCGCGGCGCTGACTGAACTGGGCACACCAGCTGGTTACACTGCGGTTGTGAAGACGACCACGACTGCTGCAAATGCGGATGGCTCACTGGGGCAATCATCATTTAGCGAAAACGAGCCAGTTACGATCGACGGCCAGGTGGTGAGCGTCTTACGGGAAGTAAGCTATTTGGCTAATTCGGCAGCGTTAACGATTACGTACGTTGATGATGACCGTCAAGGCGAACAAGTTGGCACACCAATTCAATTGACTGGCGTGACTGATGCAACTGGCCGCTACACGGTAACCGTTCCGGCAAACTATGTTCTAGCTGATGGCCAGTCCGAAACGATCGACTACACGTTTGCGCCAAATCAAACGGATGATGAGGGCAATGTGGTTGAAAACACGAGTGATAATGTGGTCGTACACTTGCAACACGCGCATTCCACGGAATTACCAGCAGGATTCACGGGGACGACCACGGATACGGTCACTTACGTCGGACTACCAACAGCCAAAAATCCTGGTAACCAGCAACAAACAGTTACCTGGACCACGAGCACTGATTTAGTAACTGGTGTAACCACGTATACGCCAACGAATCAGACGGATGCCGTTCGGACACCGCTTGTCGCAGGTTACACAGCTGATACCACAGTTGTCCCGGCAAGTGACTATGTGGCGACAACGACCGCGCCCACAGATCAACTGACACAGGTGACTTATTCAGCTAATGCGGCGACGTTGCAAGTCACCTACGTTGATGTTGATAATGGAAACAGTTTGGTTGGCACACCCACGACCTTGACTGGTCAAACGGACGCGACTGGCCATTACGATGCAAGTGCGCACTTTGACCAGACCAAGTATGAATTGGCGGATGGCCAAGCAGCGACCGTGCCGTATACTTTTGCTGCTGGCACGGCAACTAGTGACGATCTCGTCATCAAGTTACAACACAAACGGGTCACGACATTGCCAGACGACTTCACTGGTACGACGACCGAGACGGTGCATTATGTCGGTGCTGGCAGTGCGACGCCAGCCGATTATTCACAAAACATCACCTGGACAACTAGCACTGATTTGGTGACTGGCGTGACCACGTATACGCCAACGAATCAGGCAGCCGCCGTTAAGACGCCTGTCATTACTGGCTATCGGACCGATACGGCTGAAGTTGTCGCTACGAATTATCTATCGACGACTGTACAACCGACGAATCAGGTTACAACGGTGACCTATATCGTAAACGTCGAAATGATGACGCCCCCAACTGATCCGACTAATTCACATTACGCGGACACGCACAAACAGTTTACTGAAACTGTCCAAGCAGTCGTACCTAGTGGGGTTGCTGCGGATTTGACACCGGATAATAGCAGTCAAACGTTGAATTATGCGCGTGCCTATCAAGTTGATGCGGCAACCGGGGTTGTGACTGGCAACTATGGTGCTTGGACACTGGAAAGCAGTGACTTTACAACCGTGACTGCCAAGACGTTACCTGGCTATCAAACGGTACCAGCAACCGTGTCGGCAACCAATTTTGCCGCTGAACTACAAGCATTTATCAACGATACGAGTGTGACAGATGCAACCCACGTCGATTACATTCAGTATGTGGCGAATACGGATACAGCCGCGACAATTCAATATGTCGATACCACGACCAATACGCCAGTTCAACTGGAGACAGTCATTGGGACGACCAATCAAACGGCTGATTATACGGTAAGTGTGCCGCAAGGGTATGAGATCGATACTGCCAAGACAACGATGGTTGATGGTGAACAACTGTCCATTAAATTAACGGCGGATGATACGGATAATCTGACCATTTATTTGAAACACGCCACTCAGACCGTTTTGCCAACGGACCCGACCTATGCTGCTGAGACGAATGCTGAGGTTGTCCGGGTCATCAACTATCAGTATCGTGATGGGACTCAGGCTGCCAATCGTTATTCTGACAATCTGTTCTTTACCCGGACCGTTACGGTCGACCAGGTCACCAATCAAATCGTTGCGTACGGTGATTGGGTGCCAACAACAACTGCAACGTTTGCGGCTAAGGACTCACCGGTTATTCCGGGATATACGGCGACACTGGCAACGGTCCCTGCAAAGACGGTTGTGGCGACAGATCAACAAGTGGTCTTTACGGTAACCTACCAAGCCAATCCCGATACTGCTGCCACTATCAACTATCTAGATGTTGAGACTGGGCAGAATGTTCAAACCGCCACCATCCAGGGGGAAACGGATACGACCAGTGACTATCTGGTTAAAGTCCCAGCTGGTTATGTGTTAGCTGATACGCAACCAGCGACGATTCATAACGGCGAGGTCAGTGTCATTTTCAAAGCCGATGATTCTGATGACGTCACGATTTACTTGACTCATGATTCAGTGACAATTGAGCCAAATGACCCTGAGACGAAGCCAAATGATCCAATTCCAGGTGATAGTGGCAAGACTTACGGTGACTATACGACCGCAACGACCGTTACTGTGACTCGGACAATCAATTATTTGTATGGTGATACAGCTACTAAAGCGGCTGACAGTCGAGTTCAAACGGTCAACTTTGCCCGTTCAATTACGGTTGACCAAGTGACTGGTGAAATCTTGAGTACCGGCGACTGGACGGTTGTTAGTGAGAAATCTGACTTCTCAGCAGTGGCCTCACCAACAATTGCGGGCTACACGGCCACCCCAGAAGTGGTAGCTGCAAGCACCCCAACTGGTGACACACCTGATGAGACGCTTAACGTTCGTTACACGGCTAATCATGATACAACCGCAACAATCAGTTATGTCGATGAGAAAACTGGTCAAACGGTCAAATCCGATCAACCAGTTGGTACAACGGATACGACAGTCAATTATCAAGTAGATGTGCCAAATGGTTACGTCATTGATACTAGTCGCTCGAATTATCAAAACGGACAACAGTTGTCAATTGTTCTTAAGGGAACGAATGCCGACAACGTCACGATTTACTTGACCCATGATTCGTTGACGATTGATCCAAATGATCCTGAGACGAAGCCGAATGACCCAATTCCAGGCGATAGCGGGAAGACTTATGGTGACTATACCAAGGCAACGACCGCGACTGTGACCCGGACAATCAATTATTTGTATGGGAACACGGCTAACAAAGCGGCCGACAGCAAAGTTCAAACGGTCAGTTTCACGCGTTCAATTACGGTTGACCAAGTGACTGGTGAAATCTTGAGTACCGGTGACTGGAGAGTTGTTAGTGAGAAATCTGACTTTGCGGCAGTGACTTCACCAACAATTGCGGGTTACACAGCCGATAAGCGGACCGTTTCCGCAGGCAGTCCAACTAGTGATACACCTGATGAGAGCCTAAGCGTTCGTTACACGGCCAATCACGATACGACCGCAACGGTTAGCTATGTCGATGAACAAACTGGTGAAGTGGTCAAATCCGATCAACCAGTTGGTACAACGGACACGACAGTCAATTATCAAGTAGATGTGCCAGCCGGCTACGTCATCGATACCAGTCGCTCAAATTATCAAAATGGGCAACAGTTGTCAATTGTTCTTAAGGGAACGAATGCCGATGACGTCACTATTTACTTGACTCATGATTCATTGACAATTGATCCAAATGATCCTGAGACAAAGCCGGATGCCCCAATTCCAGGCGGTAGTGGCAAAACTTACGGTGACTATACCAAAGCAACGAACGCAACTGTGACGCGGACAATCAATTATTTGTATGGGGACACGGCTAACAAAGCGGCTGACAGCAAAGTTCAAACGGTCAGTTTCACGCGTTCAATTACGGTTGACCAAGTGACTGGTGAAATCTTGAGTACCGGTGACTGGACGGTTGTCGGCAAGACTACTAATTTCGCGGCAGTGGCCTCACCAACGATTGCGGGTTACACGGCCGATAAGCGCACCGTTTCCGCAGTAACGCCAACAGCTGGCAGCCAATCAATCACGACGACTGTGACTTACTCGCCGAATACAGCGACACCGGCAACAATTAGTTATCAGGATCGTCAAACCGGTAACGTGGTAACGACGGTCACGCTGACTGGAACGACTAATACAAGTCGTGATTACCAGTTGAGCGTACCTGCCGGATATGTTCTGGCTGAGCACCAAGTTGCTAACATTACGGCTGGAAAGGTTAAGCTGACCTTTACGCCAGATGAACGAGATAATGTCACGGTTTATTTGACACATCAACTTGAAGAACTCACGCCAGAGTTAGTTCACACGAGAACTGATGACCCGATTCCCGGCGGTAGTGGCAAGACTTACGGGGATTATCTGAAGGCGACACAATCGGTGGCAACCCGGACGATCAAGTATGTGGATGGCCAAACGGGGCAACCGATTGCCAAGCCAGTCGTACAATCGCTACAGTTTGAACGGACGATTCAGATTGATGATGTGACTGGCGCAATTACCGTATATGGGCAGTGGCAGCCGACAACGACCAACTCATTTGCGGCAATCCAGTCACCGTCAATTGGGGGTTATACGACTCAATTGCTTCAGGTGCCGGTTGCGCAAGCCGTCCCTGGGCAGCAGACACAGGCAACTGTTCACTATACGGTGGCACCACATTCATTTACAGTGACGCCAACTGATACCACTGGTCAACCACTTCCAGGTGTTCCTGCAATTCAGCTGACAGGTGTGACCGGAGAACTTGTTCAAGTGCCACAAATTCCTGGTTATGAATTCGTGGGAATCACGCCTCATGTGCCTGCGAGTGGTGGCATTAAGTTAGTGTATGTCAAAGTTCAAACCCAGACGCCAGCATCGACTGGTGATCAAACAACCACGACAACTGCGGATAATGTTCGGGAGTCCTCAAAGACGATTGGTCAGCACCATGATACGACCCCAGTAGTGACTGGTCAGCTGGGACAGCACGACGATGCCAAATCAGCGGCAGGCAACCAGCTTGATTTGGCTCACGATGTCAAACAGGCCTCGTCCAAGCGCAACGCTTCAGGGACAGCGAAGTCGGGGACGAATCGAAAGGTTTCGACTACTCGTTTGCCACAGACTGGCGAATCAACGTCACAGGCGCTGAGTTTAACTGGAATGCTGGCACTGGTCCTTTCATTCTTGGGATTAGCGGGTGTTAAGAAACGCAAGCATAAGCAAGATTAAGCAGATACTGACGATCTCTTAGAACTTGTTTAAAATCTAATATATTTGGTATGATAGTTCAAAAAAGGTGATTAGTCATGAACTACCCAAGCAATATTTCCCGCCAACAATTTGAACTCATTCGTCCCGACTTAGAAGCTGCACGGCGTTCAACGAGGCCTCGAAAGTATGATCTTTATGAGTTGTTCTGTGCAGTTGTCTATGTTTTAAGAACTGGCTGTCAATGGCGCGAGTTACCAGTTGATTTTCCTCGCTGGCAATTGGTCTATTACTATTATCGCGTATGGTCTGAGGAACAGATTATTGATGAACTATCAATCTTAGATCAGTGTTTAAAAAAATTGTCTTTACCCTACGGGAAAAACAGTCACGCTCGGCTAGAACATCTTTCATAATCATTGACGCCCAAAGCGTTAAAAATACCGATACTGCTGAGCATCGCGGCTACGACGGTGGTAAACGCATATCCGGCATCAAACGCCACCTAGCGGTTGATATTAACGGCTTACCACAAGCAATTCACATCACCACGGCCAATGTTTCCGACCGTAATGGAGCCAGTGCCATGTTAGCTCTAAATTCTGGGCATTTACAGCAAGTTAAATCGGTTCTTGTCGATGGTGGCTACACTGGATCGAATTTTGCCGCTGATGTTTACACTAATTTAAACGCCACCGTCCAGGTGGCTAAACGCAATGAGCTTCATAAATTCGAAGTACTGCCACAACGCTGGATCGTTGAACGTTCCTTCAGTTGGTTGGATAAATGTCGACGACTTTGGAAGAACTGTGAGCGTAAACTCAATTCAAGTCGTCAAATGGTTATCTTAGCGTTTCTGGTATTACTCCTAAGAAGATTTTAAACAGGTTCTTAGTCAAGTCTCATTGCGAGGGTACGATTAGATAGCGAGAAGAATGTCGTAAAATTACGACTAACTTCTCGCTATTTTGCGTGCAGAATCGTCGGTGCCAAAATAGAAAAGTGGGGGATGTTGTGAATTCGACAATTTTTCGCTACCCATTTTTCGCTAATAAAAAGCGTACGCAGTCATTGGCTGCGTACGCTTTTTATAAGAGATGATTCTGTTGACTAAACACTGGCTGGGTTGCGAATCTTACCCAATTCAGCATCGATTTGTGCGAGTACGGCTTGTTGGTTCTCAGGTTTCTCTAAGTCGTATTGTTGTAAGTCGATCTTCATCTTAGGACTCGCATCATATTCGTCATACCACTTGCGGTAGGCGGTCCACATC encodes:
- a CDS encoding mucin-binding protein, which translates into the protein MRNAQWMPYKLVTDQNFSQVDTTGDTPTVNVQVISPVSILFSIRSQGGADSVQSVLGWGDQKGFATDTGTSGIEYQAFVTVTDADGTQHQAIYFSQYGGSFNIWGYEGETFQLDKLQFVYAYIDSTDETPNANHVVGAVDVDNPDLSFRSVSGKSIKVGTNQDLTKLAVDGSLTGTFLLDYDYFNNNGTIMSLVQTAKDLNGDGLITLSDYTGGTKLTMNDAPVKAFYAQTSNAYLPQVYLNVTGPQVLFFRLNLSDGSSIDSDTNTGDYPTLSGTSKTYPSFQSLWGVAGSTTDIDKLITQYEQALKTKYPDSTFTLSPESQALVDSLTTFPTGTSYAASQLNNLYFVANTVNLTANFVDASDNQIVAASVTDSDGTSTTSTNPFQVISTDGTTGAVRSEATATDADDDALVNYDTTTDDNTNLLSLLAASGVAIPAGYELAKGASFEYSLGSNGVLQIKLTRVADGGTDATKVTIENQQLTYGQTVPETYTVTVGDDLTTDGITWSADDFQVIDGTTGTVMTSGLQAGGDYQIQLTATGREKLEQANPDYDFKDSAFSDGTLTVVKLAVTVTASDVTKAFGQSDPALTLKDATGVLVNGDSLDALGVTLRRKTGEKVGRYDITGTSTSSNYDVTVEPGVFQITNTAPVIDASDVTVPYATTDDLLTLIQATATDAEDGDLTSQIKIADDGNFDATVVGSYRVTLQVTDQADETTQKVVTVTVAEPTSVSAILTFVDQTTGQVVDTQTLSGKPGTTPTTKVPVPTNYTVVSGTGFVDNGDGTITDTQPLTLDDSDDLTVYLQHATSVTEPPTNVDDAHYAATHKTYTVAVTATAPNDEPSLDVTPTGTTTQTLTYTRTMTMDDVTGEVLSYGDWTTADDYTTVTAKVIAGYSTTDDLTASGSAQPLSITAADVKDQLTAFAANPDTDNDQAEFKITYQATNYTIKFIDVDNNNAVVGELTGNAADDDSVAGIVLTESDLAVLNYPGADQLEVAQDNQYLSSDGASSWQGAFEKVAVAAGQTVTVELKHKQATDDFTTSRIISYLYPDGSSVARDDEQDINWTATTDLWKQAVTPTASDVTVLTTYDEGYGQATAPSDPLAHYAPTQTSVAAETSAAVLTGIVYGDTATYTTNVKVNYVQTVFAPDQYLGDNDYTDYQALTKTISVVRNYGEPVGSSQQTAAPITLYRTATYDLSKDASDASAYSYSVWTTNSDGISTSSADQQVSDAAMDEKTPAGYTATTTNMANGIAIAGGAGVITVSGAIGGDDDIQVVRDVTYTADPATLTVTYVDDDDQQSIVTTDELTGVTDASGDYETMGKFDSTKYELATGQAATVNYQFAADPDTSDNLTIHLAHKHTSALPDGFNGQTTQTVIYTGAGKSTPTMPQPQVIEWTTDTDLVTGQVTYMPVNQTTAVITPTVPDYTPDKLSVPVSSFTSTTTMPVDTIITVTYQQTTFTPENPGTVDGTQSEYLTHTVTYDVHYATGSTATDPETVTETFYRQAVIAAEGDTVTYTAWTTDSTGNPTKGQATREIAALTELGTPAGYTAVVKTTTTAANADGSLGQSSFSENEPVTIDGQVVSVLREVSYLANSAALTITYVDDDRQGEQVGTPIQLTGVTDATGRYTVTVPANYVLADGQSETIDYTFAPNQTDDEGNVVENTSDNVVVHLQHAHSTELPAGFTGTTTDTVTYVGLPTAKNPGNQQQTVTWTTSTDLVTGVTTYTPTNQTDAVRTPLVAGYTADTTVVPASDYVATTTAPTDQLTQVTYSANAATLQVTYVDVDNGNSLVGTPTTLTGQTDATGHYDASAHFDQTKYELADGQAATVPYTFAAGTATSDDLVIKLQHKRVTTLPDDFTGTTTETVHYVGAGSATPADYSQNITWTTSTDLVTGVTTYTPTNQAAAVKTPVITGYRTDTAEVVATNYLSTTVQPTNQVTTVTYIVNVEMMTPPTDPTNSHYADTHKQFTETVQAVVPSGVAADLTPDNSSQTLNYARAYQVDAATGVVTGNYGAWTLESSDFTTVTAKTLPGYQTVPATVSATNFAAELQAFINDTSVTDATHVDYIQYVANTDTAATIQYVDTTTNTPVQLETVIGTTNQTADYTVSVPQGYEIDTAKTTMVDGEQLSIKLTADDTDNLTIYLKHATQTVLPTDPTYAAETNAEVVRVINYQYRDGTQAANRYSDNLFFTRTVTVDQVTNQIVAYGDWVPTTTATFAAKDSPVIPGYTATLATVPAKTVVATDQQVVFTVTYQANPDTAATINYLDVETGQNVQTATIQGETDTTSDYLVKVPAGYVLADTQPATIHNGEVSVIFKADDSDDVTIYLTHDSVTIEPNDPETKPNDPIPGDSGKTYGDYTTATTVTVTRTINYLYGDTATKAADSRVQTVNFARSITVDQVTGEILSTGDWTVVSEKSDFSAVASPTIAGYTATPEVVAASTPTGDTPDETLNVRYTANHDTTATISYVDEKTGQTVKSDQPVGTTDTTVNYQVDVPNGYVIDTSRSNYQNGQQLSIVLKGTNADNVTIYLTHDSLTIDPNDPETKPNDPIPGDSGKTYGDYTKATTATVTRTINYLYGNTANKAADSKVQTVSFTRSITVDQVTGEILSTGDWRVVSEKSDFAAVTSPTIAGYTADKRTVSAGSPTSDTPDESLSVRYTANHDTTATVSYVDEQTGEVVKSDQPVGTTDTTVNYQVDVPAGYVIDTSRSNYQNGQQLSIVLKGTNADDVTIYLTHDSLTIDPNDPETKPDAPIPGGSGKTYGDYTKATNATVTRTINYLYGDTANKAADSKVQTVSFTRSITVDQVTGEILSTGDWTVVGKTTNFAAVASPTIAGYTADKRTVSAVTPTAGSQSITTTVTYSPNTATPATISYQDRQTGNVVTTVTLTGTTNTSRDYQLSVPAGYVLAEHQVANITAGKVKLTFTPDERDNVTVYLTHQLEELTPELVHTRTDDPIPGGSGKTYGDYLKATQSVATRTIKYVDGQTGQPIAKPVVQSLQFERTIQIDDVTGAITVYGQWQPTTTNSFAAIQSPSIGGYTTQLLQVPVAQAVPGQQTQATVHYTVAPHSFTVTPTDTTGQPLPGVPAIQLTGVTGELVQVPQIPGYEFVGITPHVPASGGIKLVYVKVQTQTPASTGDQTTTTTADNVRESSKTIGQHHDTTPVVTGQLGQHDDAKSAAGNQLDLAHDVKQASSKRNASGTAKSGTNRKVSTTRLPQTGESTSQALSLTGMLALVLSFLGLAGVKKRKHKQD
- a CDS encoding IS5 family transposase (programmed frameshift) codes for the protein MNYPSNISRQQFELIRPDLEAARRSTRPRKYDLYELFCAVVYVLRTGCQWRELPVDFPRWQLVYYYYRVWSEEQIIDELSILDQLFKKIVFTLREKQSRSARTSFIIIDAQSVKNTDTAEHRGYDGGKRISGIKRHLAVDINGLPQAIHITTANVSDRNGASAMLALNSGHLQQVKSVLVDGGYTGSNFAADVYTNLNATVQVAKRNELHKFEVLPQRWIVERSFSWLDKCRRLWKNCERKLNSSRQMVILAFLVLLLRRF